A window of Macrococcus sp. 19Msa1099 genomic DNA:
ATTGAAAGCTTATCTATCTTAGAACTTAAAGATATCATATCTCGTAGTTTCAAAAATCATTCTACAGTGCAATGTAAGGTTTTGATTGGGTATCGTTATAAAGGGATTCGTCGGAAGGAGAAAACAAATATCGGTAAGTTCTTTACCATAAATAACTGGTATGAAGAACAATTAATAGGTGAGGATGGCACTGCATATACATTTGCAAATATTAAGAGTATTGATGTTGATGAATTAGTAAGGTACTGCGTTAAATTAAAGAATGGCTTTAGAAGTGCATATATATTCTTTTATAAAGAAGATAAAACGTTATATGTTAATAACGATGTATTTGATATTGTGTCTAGTGATGAAAAATTTATAAATCATATAAAAAGAAATTATATTAATAAGTATGATCGTTTGCATGAGAAATAGAAGTCTATTTATTTCAAGTTGAGATGACGTTATGACTTTAGGTGTTATTATCAAGAAAGTAATGTTAACTGAATATCAATAATCATGGGTAAAATGAGTTAGTAAAGTTAAAGAAGGAATGTAAGGTGTTACTTCTCTTAGTCCTGACAGTATTTAGCATATTGGCGGTTTATGAATTTAAGGATTGATAATAAAGCCTATTATTGATGTCGAGATTAGTGCCAGAGGCTTGAAGATAGAACTAATTATACAGTTGCGAAAGAAGCATTCGTGAGATCGATTATTAATATTAGATAATGTTTTGCCAGTAATGCGTTAAGATATCATTGCTTGTAATTAAATGAGAGAGGTGCGGTGTATATGAAGGTGGATATTGATGGTTTCAAGAATGAGGATGCCAAGGAGATAGTAGCACTTATTCATCGTGCCATGTTTGAGACGAATATCACAGATTACTCAAAAGAGGATTTAATTGAAGATGCAAAAGCGATTACTGAGGTTTCCATCACGGAGCGTGCATCATGGACACACTTTTATGTATTTAGAGCCGATGATAAGATTGTCGGTACTGGTGCAATTGGTCCATATTGGGGTAGCGAAATAGAAAGCAGTTTTTTTACGATTTTTGTGTTGCCTGAATATCAGGGACAGGGTATAGGACATCTTATTATACACACACTAGAGAGCGATGAATACTACAAGCGTGCTCATCGTATAGAAATTCCTGCTTCCATAACAGCTTTTCCTTTTTATGAGCGTTACGGTTATGTATGTAAATGTGATAATAAGCAACCCGACGATGAGGGGATTGTTAGAATGGAGAAATATAGAAGTGGTAATGTATAGATCTTGAGGTGGGTACTACTTTGTATAGTATTATAATGTCCTCTATATTTATTGCTTAAAAGAGTGGGGACTTAGATTGTTTAATAATGATTTTAGTTATATAGGGGTTTTATAGATGGTTAGCTATCGAGTGTTAATAGAGCCGTGATAGTTATTATGAGACATATAAATGTTTTTAAACGTGAATAATTGGATATAGTAATAATAATAACTTAAAGGAGAGGTTTAGTATGTTTAACTATATGAACAACTTGTATATTGCCAAGGAAATGTATAATGCAGGTAAAGGGAAACTTCAAGGGAACGAAGATTTAGCTAAATTATTTGATGAGTTCGGTTATTCGGAAGAAATGATGAAAGTTGTCGGTGGTGTTGAGACAGCCGGTGCAGCGTTACTTGCGCTATCTATCTTCAGCAAGAAGTTTAATCAGGCGGGGGCATTACTTGTAGAAGGTGTAATGCTTGGTGCAATCTATTCCCATCTAAAGGCGGGACATGGTTATGATGCAACAAAGAATGCACGTAACATTCTAGCTTTAAATACAACTTCATTGCTTACAAGCTTCAAAAAAGATAAATAAGCTTCAACTGACACCTCCTGAATCATTCAGGAGGTGTTTCTTTATGATTAATATGGTGCATTGAGGGAAAATACAAAGTATGAAATGTTTTAAATTTGAAGTGAAGGAGTAAATGATATGACAGTAGAGAAATTATTTGAACCGCTTGAATTAAGCAATGGTGTAACAATAAAGAATAGATTATATAAAGGGGCGATGAGTGAAGGTATGGCAGACGATAACCATCGCCCGACAGAAGCACTCGTTAATGCCTATCAGCATTGGGCAGATGGAGGTATCGGTATGGCGCTTACCGGCAATGTTATGGTCGATCGTCGTTATCTTGGTGAGCCGGGGAATGTGGTTGTAGAAGATGAGCGAGATCTAGATATACTTAAGCGCTGGGCTGAAGCGGGTAAACGTAATAACAGCCATATCTGGATGCAGATTAATCATCC
This region includes:
- a CDS encoding GNAT family N-acetyltransferase — protein: MKVDIDGFKNEDAKEIVALIHRAMFETNITDYSKEDLIEDAKAITEVSITERASWTHFYVFRADDKIVGTGAIGPYWGSEIESSFFTIFVLPEYQGQGIGHLIIHTLESDEYYKRAHRIEIPASITAFPFYERYGYVCKCDNKQPDDEGIVRMEKYRSGNV
- a CDS encoding DoxX family protein codes for the protein MFNYMNNLYIAKEMYNAGKGKLQGNEDLAKLFDEFGYSEEMMKVVGGVETAGAALLALSIFSKKFNQAGALLVEGVMLGAIYSHLKAGHGYDATKNARNILALNTTSLLTSFKKDK